Proteins encoded by one window of Chloroflexota bacterium:
- a CDS encoding isoleucine--tRNA ligase, whose product MFREVSPHVNFPKMEEGILEFWRAHNVFAKSLDLRKDAPRWVFYEGPPTANGRPHAGHVLPRVLKDLFPRYRTMKGYYVLRKGGWDTQGLPVELEVEKELKINSKAEIEAYGVEAFNEKCRESVWRYVKEWEQLTERIAFWIDLENAYITYKTEYVESLWWILKQLWDKGLIYQGYKVVPYCARCGTSLSSHEVSQGYRDVQDPSVFVKLPLRDEPGTYFLVWTTTPWTLPGNVALAVHPHVEYVLVQQGDDKLILAKALLEHALRGEYQVLRSVKAKELIGKHYRPLYTFLPVDKDYAYVVGADFVNTEEGTGIVHIAPAFGADDLDVGKEHNLPVLMTVDLRGRFVNEVTPWRGMFVKDADPLITDDLKTRGLLYRATKYEHSYPFCWRCHQPLLYYAKTTWYIETTKVRDQMLATNEQINWYPEHIKHGRFGNWLETNVDWALGRERYWGTPLPIWECKDCGHRVCVGSLAELGQMAGRDLSDLDPHRPFVDAVVLKCPECGGQMRRIPEVADAWFDSGSMPVAQWHYPFENQDIFKEQFPADFICEAIDQTRGWFYTLHAVATMLFNSPAFKNCLVTEFGTDEKGAKMSKHVGNVVDPWPILNEQGADALRWYTYSVAAPWYPRRFGNELVRETLRRFLLTVWNTYSFFVTYARIDRFNPMEHSVPLDKRSELDRWVLAELNLLVERVDASLDKYDVTGATRAIETFVDGLSNWYVRRSRRRFWKSGEDTDKVAAYLTLYECLVTLAKLMAPLTPFLSEEMYQNLVRSVDPNAPLSVHLCDFPVADRAVIDNALVADVQLVRQVVSLGHAARNAANLKVRQPLAKVVVKPRDDAARAVVERMAAVITEELNVKVLEVVAQADDLVRYEIGLLPNVLGKKHGARFPKLRAAVAALPAANLARELQAGRSVRVSVDGEEVELLPEEVEVRIHSKEGFSVAEENGLVVAVSTALTDALVREGLAREVVRRIQTQRKDAGFRIEDHIRVFYRCGAGLRAVFAEFGDYIRQETLADELAEGDAPQGAHLQEHKLDGEPLVLGLLRIEG is encoded by the coding sequence ATGTTTCGTGAGGTTTCGCCACACGTCAACTTTCCGAAGATGGAAGAGGGCATCCTGGAGTTCTGGCGGGCGCACAACGTCTTCGCCAAGAGCCTAGACCTGCGCAAGGACGCCCCCCGCTGGGTCTTCTACGAGGGGCCGCCCACGGCCAACGGCCGCCCCCATGCCGGGCATGTCCTGCCGCGCGTCCTCAAGGACCTCTTCCCCCGCTACCGCACCATGAAGGGATACTACGTCCTGCGCAAAGGCGGGTGGGACACCCAGGGCCTTCCCGTTGAACTGGAAGTAGAGAAAGAACTCAAGATCAACAGCAAGGCCGAGATTGAAGCCTACGGCGTGGAGGCGTTCAACGAGAAGTGCCGCGAGAGCGTGTGGCGCTACGTGAAAGAGTGGGAGCAACTGACGGAGCGCATCGCGTTCTGGATTGACTTGGAGAATGCCTACATCACCTACAAGACCGAGTATGTGGAATCGCTCTGGTGGATTCTCAAGCAACTCTGGGACAAGGGCCTCATCTACCAGGGGTACAAGGTCGTGCCCTACTGCGCCCGCTGCGGCACGTCCCTCTCCAGCCACGAGGTCTCCCAGGGCTACCGCGACGTGCAGGACCCGTCGGTATTCGTCAAGCTCCCCCTGCGCGACGAGCCGGGGACGTATTTCCTGGTGTGGACGACGACGCCGTGGACCCTTCCGGGCAACGTGGCGTTGGCGGTGCACCCCCACGTGGAGTACGTCCTGGTGCAGCAGGGCGACGACAAACTCATCCTCGCCAAGGCCCTGCTGGAACACGCCCTGCGCGGCGAGTATCAGGTGCTGCGATCGGTCAAGGCCAAGGAACTCATCGGCAAGCACTACCGCCCGCTGTACACCTTCCTCCCTGTGGACAAGGACTACGCCTACGTGGTAGGCGCGGACTTCGTGAACACCGAGGAGGGCACGGGCATCGTCCACATCGCGCCGGCCTTCGGCGCCGATGACCTGGACGTGGGCAAAGAGCACAACCTGCCCGTGCTCATGACGGTGGACCTGCGCGGGCGCTTCGTGAACGAGGTAACGCCCTGGCGCGGCATGTTCGTCAAGGACGCCGACCCGCTCATCACCGACGACCTGAAGACCCGCGGCCTCCTGTACCGCGCGACCAAGTACGAGCACTCGTATCCCTTCTGCTGGCGCTGCCACCAGCCCCTGCTCTACTACGCCAAGACCACCTGGTACATTGAGACCACCAAGGTTCGCGACCAGATGCTGGCGACCAACGAGCAGATCAACTGGTACCCCGAGCACATCAAACACGGGCGCTTCGGCAACTGGCTGGAGACCAACGTGGACTGGGCGCTGGGCCGCGAGCGCTATTGGGGCACGCCGCTGCCCATCTGGGAATGCAAGGACTGCGGCCACCGCGTCTGCGTCGGCAGCCTGGCCGAGTTGGGGCAGATGGCCGGGCGCGACCTGTCGGACCTGGACCCGCACCGCCCGTTCGTGGACGCCGTCGTCCTCAAGTGCCCCGAATGCGGCGGGCAGATGCGCCGCATCCCCGAGGTCGCCGACGCCTGGTTTGATTCCGGCTCCATGCCCGTCGCCCAATGGCACTACCCGTTTGAGAACCAGGACATTTTCAAGGAGCAGTTCCCGGCCGACTTCATCTGCGAGGCCATTGACCAGACCCGCGGCTGGTTCTACACGCTCCACGCCGTGGCCACCATGCTGTTCAACAGCCCGGCGTTCAAGAACTGCCTGGTTACCGAGTTCGGCACCGACGAGAAGGGCGCCAAGATGAGCAAGCACGTGGGCAACGTGGTGGATCCGTGGCCCATCCTCAACGAGCAGGGGGCCGACGCGCTGCGCTGGTACACCTACTCGGTAGCCGCGCCCTGGTATCCGCGCCGTTTCGGCAACGAACTGGTGCGCGAGACCCTGCGCCGCTTCCTGCTCACGGTCTGGAACACCTACTCGTTCTTCGTAACCTACGCCCGCATTGACCGCTTCAACCCGATGGAGCACAGCGTGCCGCTGGACAAGCGGTCGGAACTGGACCGCTGGGTGCTGGCCGAGTTGAACCTCCTGGTGGAGCGAGTGGATGCGTCCCTGGACAAGTACGACGTAACGGGCGCCACCCGCGCCATTGAGACCTTCGTGGATGGGCTGAGCAACTGGTACGTCCGCCGTAGCCGCCGCCGATTCTGGAAGAGCGGCGAGGACACGGACAAGGTCGCGGCCTACCTCACGCTCTACGAGTGCCTGGTAACCCTGGCCAAGTTGATGGCCCCCCTCACGCCGTTCCTGTCCGAGGAGATGTACCAGAACCTGGTGCGCAGCGTGGACCCCAACGCGCCGTTGAGCGTGCACCTGTGCGACTTCCCCGTCGCCGACCGCGCCGTAATTGACAACGCCCTGGTGGCCGATGTACAATTGGTGCGGCAGGTGGTGAGCCTGGGCCACGCGGCCCGCAACGCCGCCAATCTCAAGGTGCGCCAGCCGCTGGCGAAAGTCGTCGTGAAGCCCAGAGACGACGCCGCACGCGCCGTCGTGGAGCGGATGGCGGCGGTCATCACCGAAGAACTGAACGTCAAGGTGCTGGAGGTCGTGGCCCAGGCCGACGACCTGGTGCGCTACGAGATCGGTCTGCTTCCCAACGTGTTGGGCAAGAAGCACGGCGCGCGGTTCCCGAAACTCCGCGCGGCGGTCGCGGCGCTGCCTGCGGCCAACCTAGCCCGCGAATTGCAGGCAGGTAGAAGCGTGCGCGTCTCGGTGGACGGCGAGGAGGTGGAACTCCTCCCCGAGGAAGTGGAGGTGCGCATCCACAGCAAGGAGGGCTTCTCGGTCGCCGAGGAGAACGGCCTGGTGGTGGCGGTGAGCACGGCCCTCACCGATGCGCTCGTGCGCGAAGGGCTGGCGAGAGAAGTCGTCCGCCGCATCCAGACGCAACGCAAGGACGCCGGCTTCCGCATTGAGGACCACATTCGGGTCTTCTACCGCTGCGGCGCAGGGCTGCGGGCGGTGTTCGCGGAGTTCGGCGACTACATCCGGCAGGAGACGCTCGCCGACGAACTGGCAGAGGGCGACGCCCCGCAGGGCGCCCACCTGCAGGAGCACAAACTGGACGGCGAACCCCTGGTCTTGGGGTTGCTGAGGATAGAAGGGTAG
- a CDS encoding TraR/DksA C4-type zinc finger protein yields MVVRSYEQLRTMLLKEQQRLKAAIAQHPVMERTPAGYGNHAADDATDVFDQAANVSLLQSLWRNLEEVEAALNRFEQGTYGLCLRCGEKIEWARLEAHPQAALCMHCQRRQETR; encoded by the coding sequence ATGGTAGTCCGAAGTTACGAGCAACTGCGCACGATGTTGTTGAAAGAGCAGCAGCGGCTCAAAGCGGCGATTGCGCAGCATCCGGTCATGGAACGCACACCCGCCGGATATGGCAATCACGCGGCAGATGACGCGACGGACGTTTTTGACCAGGCGGCGAATGTTTCCTTGCTGCAGAGTCTGTGGCGCAATCTGGAAGAGGTGGAGGCGGCGCTGAACCGCTTTGAGCAGGGCACGTACGGTCTCTGCCTGCGGTGCGGAGAGAAGATTGAGTGGGCGCGCCTGGAGGCGCATCCGCAGGCGGCCTTGTGCATGCACTGCCAGCGGCGGCAGGAAACACGGTAG
- a CDS encoding signal peptidase II: MTKHRWVLPLCSVLAFAADQGSKVLLRHALPDGAVWAPFPRAEAWLYLRVGTNTGAAFGLFQGAGAVFAWVAVLAIVCIVGLYLRRPTVAAPMAAALGLIVGGTAGNLLDRVRLGYAVDFIHIGPLPAFNLADVCIVAGAVMLAAWQARTR; encoded by the coding sequence TTGACCAAACACAGATGGGTACTGCCCCTGTGCTCGGTTCTGGCGTTTGCCGCCGACCAGGGGAGCAAGGTCCTACTGCGCCATGCGCTGCCCGACGGCGCGGTCTGGGCGCCGTTTCCGCGTGCGGAGGCGTGGCTGTACCTGCGCGTCGGGACGAACACGGGAGCCGCCTTCGGCCTGTTTCAGGGGGCCGGGGCGGTTTTTGCATGGGTGGCAGTCCTCGCCATCGTGTGCATCGTGGGGCTGTATCTGCGGCGGCCGACGGTGGCGGCGCCGATGGCCGCGGCGCTGGGCCTCATCGTCGGCGGCACGGCCGGCAACCTGCTGGATCGCGTGCGGCTCGGCTATGCAGTGGATTTCATCCACATCGGCCCGCTGCCCGCCTTCAACCTGGCCGACGTGTGCATCGTCGCAGGCGCGGTCATGCTGGCGGCATGGCAGGCGCGGACACGGTGA